A window of the Gossypium hirsutum isolate 1008001.06 chromosome A03, Gossypium_hirsutum_v2.1, whole genome shotgun sequence genome harbors these coding sequences:
- the LOC107895583 gene encoding uncharacterized protein, with the protein MSDRLDSASQEEEVNSRIQTSEQGTSGNVWISLMREEELKNMIYGLMNQWYHETIQGRSQAQQPPPPPTVPLVTTPVAPPLTNESSKRTPIEKLRKFGAEEFRGRSDDDPVKAKYWLKSLERVFKQMMCSPEDYLRCAVSLLKEEAYNWWETIEAVVPADKLTWEFFQNEFKKKYVGKRYLDKKKREFLDLRQGNKTVAEYEREFVYLSRYARDVVPTEEEMCIRFEEGLNDEIRMMIGGTEIRGFVVLSDRAQKMEEVYNKKMQREKRGKEVYKRSFSKPTSTFSAKKFRDDSSRPVTIPERSNKSKTTQQDVGVTKKPADSVSSVQNIPRLRCKNCGRFHIGECWGRAGACYKCGGTDHFIRDCPQLLKEDREQGEKQANTPQKGKRSGQSSAAGTVHSGTRDTGARSETRVPARTYAIRAREEASAPDVIAGNFYLFDDSVEKQIDLKCQTGEIVSVEFGDKKNDVRIILAFTARKLIRKGNEAFLAYILDTRGSELKMEQLSVVNEFTDVFPEELPSLPPDCEVEFTIDVISGITPISITPYRMTPAELKELKTQLQELLDKGFIRPTEGIRVDPSKVSAVVNWKTLKNITEVRSFLGLAGYYRRFVNNFSMIASPMTHLLQKNVEFVWSDESQQSFDQLKKMLTEAPVLTQPESGIPYVVYSDASLSGLGCVLMQSGKVVAYASRSQKFEILNDSEGTELKTETVVRVAERL; encoded by the exons atgtctgATAGACTCGATAGCGCTAGTCAGGAAGAGGAAGTTAATAGTAGAATACAGACTTCTGAGCAGGGAACAAGTGGTAATGTGTGGATTTCTTTGAtgagagaggaagaacttaaaaatatgatttacgGATTAATGAATCAGTGGTATCATGAAACAATACAAGGAAGAAGTCAGGCACAACAACCTCCTCCTCCCCCTACTGTACCACTAGTTACAACCCCGGTTGCTCCTCCTTTAACAAATGAATCTAGCAAAAGAACACCAATTGAAAAACTCAGAAAGTTTGGAGCTGAAGAATTTCGAGGGAGATCGGACGATGATCCGGTTAAAGCAAAATATTGGTTAAAGAGTTTAGAGAGAGTTTTTAAACAGATGATGTGTTCTCCGGAGGACTATTTGAGATGTGCAGTGTCGCTATTGAAAGAAGAAGCGTATAATTGGTGGGAAACCATTGAGGCAGTGGTACCTGCAGATAAacttacctgggaattcttccaaaacgAATTTAAGAAGAAGTATGTGGGAAAGAGATATTTAGAtaagaagaagagagaatttcttgatctTCGACAAGGGAATAAAACAGTGgccgaatatgaaagagaatttgtgtatctcagtagatatgctcgggatgTTGTACCGACAGAGGAAGAAATGTGCATTagatttgaagaagggcttaATGATGAAATCAGAATGATGATTGGAGGTACAGAGATTCGAGGATTTGTGGTTCTGTCTGATCGAgctcaaaagatggaagaagtgTATAACAAAAAGATGCAAAGAGAAAAAAGAGGTAAAGAGGTATATAAAAGAAGTTTCTCTAAACCAACTTCGACTTTTTCGGCCAAAAAATTCAGAGATGATTCTAGTCGACCTGTTACAATTCCGGAACGATCGAATAAAAGTAAAACGACTCAACAAGATGTCGGAGTAACTAAGAAACCAGCAGATAGTGTTAGTAGTGTGCAAAATATTCCGAGACTTAGATGTAAAAATTGTGGTAGATTTCatattggtgagtgttggggaagaGCCGGAGCTTGCTATAAATGTGGTGGAACTGATCATTTTATTCGGGACTGTCCTCAATTATTAAAAGAAGATAGAGAACAAGGGGAGAAGCAAGCAAATACTCCTCAGAAAGGTAAACGTTCGGGTCAAAGTAGTGCTGCTGGGACTGTTCATTCTGGAACAAGAGATACTGGAGCTCGATCAGAGACAAGAGTACCTGCACGTACATATGCTATCCGGGCAAGGGAAGAAGCTTCTGCTCCAGATGTGATAGCTGGTAATTTCTATCTTTTTGATGATTCTGt AGAAAAACAGATTGATTTAAAATGTCAGACAGGGGAAATAGTTTCAGTTGAGTTTGGGGATAAAAAGAATGATGTCAGAATTATTTTAGCCTTTACAGCTCGAAAATTGATTCGGAAAGGTAATGAAGCATTTTTAGCTTATATTCTTGATACTCGGGGTTCTGAATTGAAGATGGAACAATTGTCAGTTGTTAATGAGTTTACTgacgtgtttcctgaagaattacctaGTTTACCCCCAGATTGTGAGGTTGAATTCACAATTGATGTAATTTCGGGTATAACTCCGATATCAATAACACCGTATAGAATGACACcagctgagttaaaagagttgaagacacagttgcaagagttattgGATAAAGGGTTCATCAGACCGA CTGAAGGAATTCGTGTGGATCCAAGTAAAGTTTCGGCAGTGGTGAATTGGAAAACACTGAAGAATATAACTGAAGtgcgaagttttctgggattagcagGATACTATCGTCgttttgtaaataatttttcCATGATTGCTTCACCTATGACTCATTTATTACAgaagaatgttgagtttgtgtgGTCTGATGAAAGTCAGCAGAGCTTTGATCAGTTAAAGAAAATGTTAACAGAAGCTCCAGTCTTGACTCAACCAGAATCAGGTATACCGTATGTtgtatacagtgatgcatctttaagtggtttgggttgtgtgttaatGCAGTCGGGAaaggtggtggcttatgcttcacg atcacaaaagtttgaaatacttaatgactcagaaggaactgaacTTAAGACAGAGACGGTGGTTAGAGTTGCTGAAAgactatga